Part of the Brassica oleracea var. oleracea cultivar TO1000 chromosome C8, BOL, whole genome shotgun sequence genome is shown below.
ACGCAAGGAATCTGGATAACTAGAGTACTTGAGAAGATTGGAGAGTATCAAGAGAGTTGCATCACAGTCAAGTGTGACAACAGTTCAACCATTCAGCTGTCAAGGAACCCGGTTCTTCATGGACGCAACAAACACATTGAGGTGCGATTCCATTACTTGAGATAGCTGACTAAGGAGGGGAAGGTGAAGGAAGAAATAGGTTTGATTGAGATGCCTAAATAAACTGATATATCATTCGAGATATCAGTTTAGGGAAGGATTTGTTAGACTTGGTCTTTAGTAGTGGTCTTAAATGTCAACTATGTAGGAGTAGTTGCCAACTAAGTTTGTTTCATGTTGTTGAAGTCCTCCGAAAATGTAGGAGGCAGTTGTACGTTTGTGAAAGGCTATACAAAGTCAGTTGATCAATAAGAGAAAGTAAGCTTTTTAGATCTCATTGTTCAGTTCTTATTTGGTTCCAACAACTCTAACTATATTTTAATGTACAAATGAAACTAATGTAGCGCTACCTAAAACATGCTACAATTAAATTTGATTTAGATATGTGCACTTAAAATATAGTACTACCTTACAAGCAAACAAAAATTCTGGAAAATATTATGCAGCAAATAATACTCTACGTTATATTACGTATAACATGCGTGTAACCTCGCAATCGAATTGCGATGAGGGTATAACATGCGTGTAACCTCGCAATCGAATTGCGATGAGGAATGACAATGAGAGAGATCCAGCGATCAGGATTTGGTGGAGGGTGGTCACATGGGACATGGTAATGTCCTCACACATTGCCATTATTGCAATAGCGGTCGACTCGCGCTAAACGCCATTGCTGACAAATTAAATAACATTACTTCAAGACAATAATCACCGATAGACAAAACAAGCATCAACGCTTGTTGACAAATAAAAATAAAATCAACGATAACGCTGCTTCATTCGTTATTCAGACCATTCGTTTTGGATAAATCAATTCGGCTCATACGTTGAAATCAACTCGGTTTATGTAGAGCCTATAGCGAGCATATATATATATATATATATATATTTAATGTGGTACTTATATTTGTGTGTAAGAATTAAAATCGAAATACTATCTAATGTTTTTAGAAAACAAAAAGAAAACTTGAATAGGATGTTCCAAAAGGACTACTACGATAATGGTTAGATATTTATGCTAACTATAATCATTATTCTACCAAAACCTATAATGATAAACCGATAATGATTGGGGCTGATTGGTTGTGGCGGTAGATGTTTTAGAAAATCAAAATTTAATTTAAAATCATACATGTCAACTAATTATGCTTTCATTTTTTTAAAAAAGTTAATGCAAAAATATCTTTGAAAAATCAAAAAACCTGCTGTAGAGAACTTTATTTCTAGAGCAAAAAAAAAAGTATTTTATAAACTTACAGCAAAAATAATTACAGCAAATAAATCTACGGCTACTATTCTAAAGCCAAAAAATAAAAACCACAACACTTACCAATCACTCCCATTATGTTTCAAAAATAGCCAGTAAAAAGATAACCCAAAATGAAAAAATAAAAAATGACTTTCAGTTTTATACTGAATATTCCTTTCGTTTCAAAATAATACTTGTTTTAAAATTTTCACATTTATTAATTAATAAAACTTAGTAAAACTTAAATATTAATACATAATTTTTTGTAATTTTATATTTTCTAAATCAATAAAATTTCAAAAAATATAATTAATATTTTTGAAATTCACACTTTTTTATTATTAGTTAACAAAAAAATGCATTGTAAATATAAAAAATACATTTTTCTGAAACAATTTTTTTCTAAAATACTTAACATTTTGCTAACGGAGGTATTAGTATTTTACTTATAATCACATTCGCATAGATGCGTGTAACTAATCACGTGTCTGCTGCTTCATACACACTGTGAACTTGGCCATTTAGGTCTTCGTAGTCATTATTATAAGTCCCAACCACACACTCTCTCTCTTTCATAAATTCATTCATTCTTTATAAATAATATCTCTCTCAATATATAATACAGAAACAAATAAACGTACATATTGATCAGAGAGAGTGTGTGTCTGTGTGCGATGGAGATAACGCCAAAGAGGTATTGGCGGAGGTGGAGAGGATACGAGAAGCTTGATGGGTCATCAACGGTGGGAAGAAGGAATGCAAAACGGGCCAAAATGGATCCGACCAGCAAGAAACGCTCATGGAGGATCAAGATTATGCCTAAACTGAGGATCCTCAGAAGAGCGTCCCCTAAGAAGCTTCTCGTTTGGTTACGCGATTCGTATGTTAATATAATGATGCGGCTGGCGAATTCACGGGCCGTCGGACCTTCTGCATACGGTGGATCCAGTTTTGGGTCAGGTCAGATGAAGGAGTATGATGAGAAAGTGCTTGTGGAGATATACAAGTCCATATTGATGGCGAAGGCGCAGGGGAATCTCGTGCAACGCGACACGGCTAGCAAGCTTCCTTCTGGACCAGCTGTTGTATCTGTCTCTCCTGTTGTTAAGTAATTTTTAGAAACAAAACAATTCTCCTTTTTCCTTGTAATAAAAGCTTGACATGTTTGATATACTTTTCGAGATTGCTGATAGGAAAGTTTGTGATCTTGATCTGTATCAAAACTTACAAGTAAAAGAAAATAAAAGAATACTAGAAAGAAATAAGTAATAGATGGTTGATTGTGCCATTGTGGGCCTAAATAATAAAGTTTGTTTAATGTGTTTATTATTCATTTATGAAGTTTTGTTGAATCTATGCTTCTGAAATATAAAGATTCGCATTTACAGCTTCTTATATATCCTTGTTGTACAACTCATGCCCTATGTGTTGTTTTTATATTAAGAAGAACCCTATGTTAACCTATAACTAATCTCATTTTGTTTACTGCTTTGTGGAAAATCGGTTGACCACTTTCCCTGAATGTAAGGGCATCATTATCCATTGTCCTTAGAATGGTGTTCTAATGATTTTTTATTGTTATTTTTAGCTTAGGACATTTGTAAGAACTTTTTGTTGAAATGATGATTATTGGTGGGACTTAATCTTGGTCCTTAGGAATTTTTTTTTTAAATAACTCGTAACATATATATAAGCTAAAACTTATTTCCATTTTACATTTAATATAACACACAAATTATCGAAAAATATTAAATTTAATAGAAAATTACAAAGTTCTTATTACATTACATTGTAAATAAAAACATACAGAGAGAATTAAAAGCAAACACACATTTTATTCAATTCATAGAAACTTTAAAATTACATTGGGAGATGTCCAAATTGATCACATATATTTTCAACCAAATCTGCTTTTAATTGGTGATAGCCTGGTGTATCCCGAACATCTGCTCGACGTCCCATTGTAGCACCGAGATTTGTAGGCCGTCTGACTACAAAAGTGGTATCCTGATCTTCTCCTTGTTCAAATACTGATGTGTTACCGTAGGAATCTCGTTCATCTTCGACAATCATATTATGGAGTATGATACATGCTCTCATAATATTTCCTATTTTGTTTTTATCCCATAAACTAGACGGATTTCTAACAACCGCGAATCTAGCTTGCAGGACTCCGAAGGCACGCTCAACATCTTTACGCACAAATTCTTGGTGTTTAGCAAATAAACAATGTTTTGGACCTTGTGGGAGTCGGATAGATTGAATAAAAATAGCCCATTTCGGATAAATACCATCGGCGAGATAGTAAGCCAAATCGTACTCCCTTCCGTTGACATGGAAATTGACTTCCGGANNNNNNNNNNNNNNNNNNNNNNNNNNNNNNNNNNNNNNNNNNNNNNNNNNNNNNNNNNNNNNNNNNNNNNNNNNNNNNNNNNNNNNNNNNNNNNNNNNNNNNNNNNNNNNNNNNNNNNNNNNNNNNNNNNNNNNNNNNNNNNNNNNNNNNNNNNNNNNNNNNNNNNNNNNNNNNNNNNNNNNNNNNNNNNNNNNNNNNNNNNNNNNNNNNNNNNNNNNNNNNNNNNNNNNNNNNNNNNNNNNNNNNNNNNNNNNNNNNNNNNNNNNNNNNNNNNNNNNNNNNNNNNNNNNNNNNNNNNNNNNNNNNNNNNNNNNNNNNNNNNNNNNNNNNNNNNNNNNNNNNNNNNNNNNNNNNNNNNNNNNNNNNNNNNNNNNNNNNNNNNNNNNNNNNNNNNNNNNNNNNNNNNNNNNNNNNNNNNNNNNNNNNNNNNNNNNNNNNNNNNNNNNNNNNNNNNNNNNNNNNNNNNNNNNNNNNNNNNNNNNNNNNNNNNNNNNNNNNNNNNNNNNNNNNNNNNNNNNNNNNNNNNNNNNNNNNNNNNNNNNNNNNNNNNNNNNNNNNNNNNNNNNNNNNNNNNNNNNNNNNNNNNNNNNNNNNNNNNNNNNNNNNNNNNNNNNNNNNNNNNNNNNNNNNNNNNNNNNNNNNNNNNNNNNNNNNNNTAGGTAGTAATCGCCAAACAACTGGATTATTCCGGCGGTAAAATTGTGCAGACAATTTCTAGCTGTTGTTTCACCCATTCGGATATATTCGTCAACGGCATCAGTCGCACCACCATACGCCAATTGACGAATTGCTGTGGTACATTTTTGGAGCGGAGATAGGCTAGACCGTCCGGCTGCATCTTCTTTTGGTTGAAAATACTCAATTTCTTGCGAGAGACGATGAACAATACCCATGAACAATGACTTGTTCATCCGAAACCGTCTCCGGAATATATTGTGCGGGAATGTCGGAGTGTCGCTAAAATAATCATTACAAAGCTTCATGTGGCCTTCTTCTCGGTTTCTCTCAATATGGATACGCTTTTTTGGTTCGGGAGTAGTATCTGGAATTTGTAAGAATTCTTCAACCATAGTTTCAAATTCATCATCATCATCCTCTCGGTGATAATGATAATGAGAAGAAGATCTCATTTTGAATAAAAAAAACAAATAAAATGTTGTAATTGTATTTGTAGATACTGGAGAAATTGTTTTTGATACGAGAAGTTGAAGTGTTGTAATTTTAAAGACAATATGTTTCTATAATTTATAGGTGAAGAAGAAATAATCTTGTGATTGTACATTGTTTGTCTTGTGACCCTTTCGTACATAATGCGACAATTTAAACCATTTTTTGACATCTACTCAATTATAACACGAGTTCAATGTATGTGGAAGTGGTTACGAGTTGTATAGTCACATGTACTGACTTATAGTCACGAGTACAAAGTAAATAATTAGAAGAAAAATTGGAGATTCAAAGAGCAGACCAATTAACCAAATCCACAATACAAAGTTACACATCCGAGTCATTCAGAGCTAAGTAGAATCACATTTTACACTAAGTACCAGTCACATTACACATTAGATAAACACAACGACGAGGCCTATGAAGACTAAGACAATAACCATAGCCGCAACTAAGGACTCGAAACTCCACGTTGATCTACTCTT
Proteins encoded:
- the LOC106309552 gene encoding uncharacterized protein LOC106309552, producing MEITPKRYWRRWRGYEKLDGSSTVGRRNAKRAKMDPTSKKRSWRIKIMPKLRILRRASPKKLLVWLRDSYVNIMMRLANSRAVGPSAYGGSSFGSGQMKEYDEKVLVEIYKSILMAKAQGNLVQRDTASKLPSGPAVVSVSPVVK